A window of the Desulfobacula toluolica Tol2 genome harbors these coding sequences:
- the carA gene encoding glutamine-hydrolyzing carbamoyl-phosphate synthase small subunit, with amino-acid sequence MKALLALEDGRIFPCRSFTGPGEATGEVVFNTSMTGYQEILTDPSYHGQMVTMTYPLIGNYGVCPEDIESDRIQAAAFIVKEYQDFPSNFRSRGTLADYLIKGHVLGIHDLDTRALVRHIRKSGAMRAIISTSDFDPASLVQKAVQIPSMQGSDLVEKVTTKKPYFWKYNQPDYIDTNKLNDPLIWRFRGKKHCVVALDFGIKYNIIRCLEKAGCEVLVVPARTDADIIKSLRPEGVFLSNGPGDPEPVTYAVDTIKALLGFVPIFGICLGMQLLGIAMGGKTMKIKFGHRGGNQPVKNLSTNKVEITSQNHGFAVDLNTIGKDHSVMTHINLNEDSLEGLSNDTIKAFAVQYHPEASPGPHDSAYLFNQFAKVIEDAKA; translated from the coding sequence ATGAAAGCATTATTAGCCCTTGAAGACGGCAGAATTTTTCCCTGCAGAAGTTTTACCGGACCTGGTGAAGCAACAGGAGAAGTTGTTTTCAATACCAGCATGACAGGATATCAGGAAATCCTGACCGACCCCTCCTACCATGGCCAAATGGTCACCATGACTTATCCGTTGATTGGAAATTACGGTGTCTGCCCAGAGGATATTGAATCCGACAGGATTCAGGCGGCGGCATTTATTGTAAAAGAATACCAGGATTTTCCCAGCAATTTCAGATCCAGAGGAACCCTGGCAGATTATCTGATCAAAGGCCATGTGCTGGGTATCCACGATCTGGACACAAGGGCCCTGGTGAGGCACATCAGAAAATCCGGGGCCATGCGTGCTATTATCTCCACCTCGGATTTTGATCCAGCTTCCCTGGTTCAAAAGGCCGTTCAGATACCTTCCATGCAGGGCAGCGATCTTGTGGAAAAAGTCACCACAAAAAAACCCTATTTCTGGAAATATAACCAGCCGGATTATATTGATACCAATAAATTGAATGACCCTTTAATCTGGCGGTTCAGGGGCAAGAAACATTGTGTTGTGGCCCTTGATTTCGGCATAAAATACAATATTATCCGGTGTCTGGAAAAAGCAGGATGTGAAGTCCTTGTGGTTCCTGCCAGGACGGATGCAGATATCATCAAGAGTCTCAGGCCAGAAGGTGTTTTTCTGTCCAATGGTCCCGGAGACCCCGAACCTGTGACTTATGCTGTTGACACCATAAAGGCACTTCTTGGATTTGTTCCCATATTTGGAATTTGTCTGGGCATGCAGCTTTTAGGCATTGCCATGGGCGGAAAAACCATGAAAATCAAATTCGGTCACAGAGGAGGCAACCAGCCTGTTAAAAATCTTTCCACCAACAAGGTTGAAATCACCTCCCAGAATCATGGCTTTGCCGTGGATTTAAATACAATCGGCAAGGATCATTCCGTCATGACCCATATTAATTTGAATGAAGATTCCCTTGAGGGTCTTAGCAATGACACCATCAAGGCGTTTGCCGTACAATATCATCCAGAAGCATCCCCCGGCCCTCATGATTCAGCCTATCTTTTTAACCAATTTGCAAAAGTGATTGAAGATGCCAAAGCGTGA
- the tkt gene encoding transketolase → MAQAETNLDQLTVNTIRTLCMDAVQKANSGHPGAPMGLAPSAYVLFKRFLKHNPKNPAWIDRDRFVLSGGHASSLLYSLLYLFGYGLELDDLKNFRQWKSRTPGHPEYGDTPGVETTTGPLGQGIANAVGMAIAERHLAARFNMEETELINHHTYVMCGDGDLMEGVALESISLAGHLGLGKLILLYDDNSITIEGKTDIAFTEDVGAKFKSQNWHVVTVEDGNDLDEIQKAIQAGKDAVARPTLVQIKTHIAYGSPSKQDSSDAHGSPLGEEEIKLVKLFYGVPEDKSFYVPEEVLENCRKALNYGEGFERTWQEIFDEYKIEYPEQTAEFVDAISGFLTQGWDAKIPQFNPEDGPVATRAASGQVLNAIAENLPTLMGGSADLAPSNKTYLNCSTDFQNQARDGRNIRFGVREHAMGGIMSGMYLHSGIRPFGGTFLVFADYMRPAIRVATLMNLPLIYVFTHDSVAVGEDGPTHQPVEHLASLRAIPGLTVVRPADANETAFAWKKALETLDSPTALILSRQKLPTLDVSQRDGEFQYGAYTVKAISDPEMILIATGSEVHICVEAAQILEETHNIKAAVVSMPSWELFEKAPAAYRERILPSGVTKRIAVEAGISMGWEKYTGTEGTIIGINKFGASAPGSTVLHAYGFSPENIVKNALDLLK, encoded by the coding sequence ATGGCCCAAGCCGAAACAAATCTTGATCAGTTAACCGTAAACACTATCCGGACACTTTGCATGGATGCGGTTCAAAAAGCAAATTCCGGACATCCGGGCGCACCCATGGGCTTAGCGCCTTCGGCATATGTTTTGTTCAAACGCTTTTTAAAGCATAACCCCAAAAATCCCGCCTGGATTGACAGGGACCGCTTTGTGCTGTCCGGCGGTCATGCATCTTCTCTGCTTTACAGCCTTCTGTACCTGTTTGGTTACGGGCTTGAACTGGATGACCTGAAAAATTTCAGACAATGGAAATCCAGAACCCCGGGACATCCTGAATACGGCGACACTCCCGGGGTGGAAACCACAACAGGCCCTCTGGGCCAGGGAATTGCCAATGCTGTGGGCATGGCTATTGCCGAACGTCATCTTGCCGCACGATTTAATATGGAAGAAACAGAATTGATCAACCACCACACTTATGTGATGTGCGGTGACGGTGATTTGATGGAAGGGGTTGCCCTTGAATCCATTTCCCTTGCAGGACATCTGGGGCTTGGAAAACTGATTCTTTTGTATGATGACAATTCCATTACCATTGAAGGAAAAACCGACATTGCATTTACAGAAGATGTCGGAGCAAAATTCAAAAGCCAGAACTGGCATGTGGTTACGGTTGAAGACGGCAACGACCTGGATGAAATTCAAAAAGCCATTCAGGCCGGTAAAGACGCGGTTGCCCGCCCCACCCTTGTACAGATAAAAACCCACATTGCCTATGGCAGCCCGAGCAAACAGGATAGCTCGGATGCCCATGGTTCACCCCTTGGCGAAGAAGAAATAAAACTGGTCAAACTGTTTTACGGAGTGCCTGAAGACAAAAGCTTTTATGTCCCTGAAGAGGTTCTGGAAAACTGCAGAAAAGCCCTGAACTATGGAGAAGGGTTTGAACGAACCTGGCAGGAAATTTTTGATGAATACAAGATTGAATACCCTGAGCAGACAGCTGAGTTTGTAGACGCCATCAGTGGATTTTTAACCCAGGGCTGGGATGCCAAGATTCCTCAGTTTAATCCTGAAGACGGCCCTGTTGCCACACGGGCTGCATCAGGCCAGGTATTGAACGCCATTGCAGAAAATCTGCCAACATTAATGGGCGGGTCCGCAGACCTTGCTCCTTCAAACAAAACCTATCTTAACTGCTCAACCGATTTTCAAAACCAAGCCCGGGACGGTCGTAACATCCGGTTCGGCGTTCGCGAACATGCCATGGGCGGCATTATGTCCGGCATGTATCTTCATTCCGGCATCCGGCCCTTTGGCGGAACCTTTCTGGTGTTTGCCGACTATATGCGCCCTGCCATCCGTGTGGCCACCTTGATGAACCTGCCGCTGATTTATGTGTTTACACATGACAGCGTGGCTGTAGGAGAAGACGGCCCCACCCACCAGCCGGTTGAACACCTGGCATCGTTGCGGGCCATCCCGGGCCTTACCGTTGTCAGACCGGCCGATGCCAATGAAACAGCCTTTGCCTGGAAAAAGGCCCTGGAAACGCTTGATTCGCCAACTGCATTGATCCTGAGCCGTCAAAAGCTGCCGACCCTGGATGTATCCCAGCGGGACGGTGAATTTCAGTACGGGGCATATACGGTAAAAGCCATATCAGATCCTGAAATGATTCTCATTGCCACAGGATCTGAAGTCCACATTTGTGTGGAGGCTGCCCAAATTCTTGAAGAAACTCACAACATCAAAGCAGCCGTGGTATCCATGCCGTCCTGGGAATTGTTTGAAAAAGCACCTGCCGCCTACAGGGAAAGAATTCTGCCGTCCGGTGTGACAAAAAGAATAGCTGTTGAAGCCGGTATCTCCATGGGATGGGAAAAATATACAGGCACGGAAGGAACAATCATCGGGATTAATAAATTCGGGGCATCCGCACCCGGTTCAACCGTTCTGCATGCCTATGGATTTTCTCCGGAAAATATCGTTAAAAACGCTCTTGACCTGTTAAAATAA
- the modB gene encoding molybdate ABC transporter permease subunit gives MSFLKLTPFEIEALLLSLKVSFWAVFISFGPGIAAAWLLAKKKFPGKALFDSLIHIPLVLPPVVTGYFLLVCMGRKGVLGEALFNLTGISFAFNWKGAALASAVMAFPLFVRAVRLSMEGIDAGLEDAAQTLGAGKIKIFFTITLPLIVPGILTGMILAFARSLSEFGATITFVSNIPGETRTLPLALYTMTQMPDGDSGAMRLCIISIVTAFFALMASDYLSQKLSKIVKGD, from the coding sequence ATGTCCTTTTTAAAACTTACACCCTTTGAAATAGAGGCTTTGCTGCTGAGTCTCAAGGTCTCTTTCTGGGCTGTGTTTATTTCTTTTGGTCCCGGTATCGCTGCTGCATGGCTGCTTGCCAAAAAAAAATTTCCAGGAAAAGCCCTGTTTGACAGTTTGATTCATATTCCCCTTGTTCTTCCCCCTGTGGTAACCGGATATTTTCTCCTTGTCTGCATGGGCCGCAAAGGAGTTCTGGGTGAGGCACTCTTTAACCTTACGGGGATCAGCTTTGCCTTTAACTGGAAAGGAGCTGCCCTTGCATCTGCTGTGATGGCCTTTCCCTTGTTTGTCCGGGCGGTGAGACTCTCAATGGAAGGCATTGATGCCGGCCTTGAAGATGCAGCCCAAACACTTGGCGCAGGCAAAATAAAAATTTTTTTCACCATCACCCTTCCATTGATCGTTCCGGGAATTTTAACCGGCATGATCCTGGCCTTTGCAAGAAGTTTAAGTGAATTTGGTGCAACCATCACCTTTGTATCAAACATACCAGGTGAGACCCGCACCCTGCCACTGGCTTTGTATACCATGACCCAGATGCCGGATGGAGACTCAGGTGCCATGAGACTGTGTATCATTTCCATTGTAACGGCATTTTTTGCCCTCATGGCATCAGATTATCTGTCACAGAAACTATCCAAAATAGTTAAAGGAGATTAG
- a CDS encoding secondary thiamine-phosphate synthase enzyme YjbQ, with protein MQISVKTNARTQMVDITSQVRDAVIESGIKDGLVHVFSMHTTAAVTINENADPAVETDILNTINKVIPWDDHFKHMEGNSAAHIKVSLFGPSEIIPLENGSLVLGTWQGIYFCEFDGPRNRKVNIKII; from the coding sequence ATGCAGATCAGCGTCAAAACAAATGCCCGAACCCAGATGGTTGATATTACGTCCCAGGTTCGGGATGCGGTAATAGAATCCGGGATAAAAGACGGCCTTGTCCATGTATTTTCCATGCATACAACAGCAGCTGTAACCATCAATGAAAATGCAGACCCTGCCGTTGAAACCGATATTTTAAATACCATCAACAAGGTGATTCCCTGGGATGACCATTTCAAACACATGGAAGGCAATTCTGCGGCACACATAAAGGTCAGCCTGTTCGGGCCGTCGGAAATCATCCCACTGGAAAACGGCTCACTTGTCCTTGGAACCTGGCAGGGGATCTATTTTTGTGAATTTGACGGCCCGAGAAACCGGAAGGTGAATATCAAAATCATCTGA
- the carB gene encoding carbamoyl-phosphate synthase large subunit, which produces MPKREDIKKILIIGAGPIIISQACEFDYSGTQACKALKEEGYEVILINSNPATIMTDPETADRVYIEPVTPETVAKVIEKERPDALLPTLGGQTGLNTAIEAAKAGVLEKYNVEMIGASEDAINKAEDRELFRDAMNKIGLRIPKSGFATNMHEVETVSRRIGFPIIVRPSFTLGGTGGGVAYNMEEVLSLSKSGLDASLITQVMLEESVLGWKEYELEVMRDHADNVVIICSIENVDAMGVHTGDSITVAPAQTLSDKEYQKLRDASIAIIREIGVDTGGSNVQFAVNPENGDIIVVEMNPRVSRSSALASKATGFPIAKIAAKLAVGYTLDEITNDITGETLACFEPSIDYCVVKIPRWTFEKFPETEDVLTTAMKSVGETMAIGRTFKEALQKGIRSLEIGRAGFGGDGKDPLPGSVAGNELEYKLSTPNSQRLFYLKYAIEHDMPITMIYEMTGIDPWFLNQMKQIVDLEKQILLAGKDLPRDLFEKAKKYGFSDVQLAYLTKLTDKQIEQTRKDLGIVPVYKLVDTCAAEFRAATPYYYSTYETECEARVSDRKKVIILGGGPNRIGQGIEFDYCCVHASFALREEGVESIMVNSNPETVSTDYDTSDKLYFEPLTREDVLHIVEKEKPYGVIVQFGGQTPLNLASDLQKAGVPIIGTSPDSIDRAEDRDLFQEMLNKLGLRQPENGIAFSYEDAQRVARDIGYPVMVRPSFVLGGRAMKIVYDESDLEEYFDLAVQASPDKPVLIDKFLEEAFELDVDVISDGEKTVIGGMMEHIEEAGIHSGDSACVLPPYSISQTHIDEMADAARAIAKELNVRGLMNIQFGIMNDTVYIIEVNPRASRTIPFVSKAIGVPLAKLATKVMLGKTLDELGITKEVIPHYYCVKEAVMPFDRFDNVDPVLGPEMKSTGEVMGIDKDLGAAVAKAQLAAGQKLPTEGTVFISVQDKDKAAALPVARSFHEMGFTIMATRGTSSFLEENNVPAKLIKKVSAGRPHVVDAVKNNEIQLILNTGASSQTKQDGYEIRRAAIKYKIPYATTTDGTKAICSAIEALKKEGLSVKPIQDYHLENKHA; this is translated from the coding sequence ATGCCAAAGCGTGAAGACATTAAAAAAATCCTGATTATTGGTGCAGGCCCGATTATTATCAGCCAGGCCTGCGAGTTTGATTACTCCGGCACCCAGGCCTGTAAAGCCCTGAAAGAGGAAGGGTATGAAGTCATACTGATCAATTCAAACCCTGCCACCATCATGACCGACCCTGAAACTGCCGACCGGGTCTATATTGAACCTGTCACACCTGAAACCGTTGCCAAGGTCATTGAAAAGGAACGGCCCGACGCCCTTTTGCCAACCCTGGGCGGCCAGACCGGTTTGAATACGGCCATTGAAGCTGCTAAAGCAGGTGTTCTTGAAAAATATAATGTGGAGATGATCGGGGCGTCTGAAGATGCCATTAACAAAGCCGAAGACCGGGAACTTTTCCGGGATGCCATGAATAAAATCGGCTTGAGAATCCCCAAAAGCGGTTTTGCCACCAATATGCATGAAGTGGAAACCGTTTCAAGGCGTATCGGCTTTCCCATCATTGTCAGGCCCAGTTTTACTCTTGGCGGAACCGGTGGAGGGGTGGCTTATAACATGGAAGAGGTTCTCAGTCTTTCAAAGTCCGGCCTTGACGCAAGTCTAATCACCCAGGTGATGCTGGAGGAATCCGTTCTCGGCTGGAAAGAGTATGAGCTGGAAGTGATGCGGGATCATGCCGATAATGTTGTGATCATCTGTTCCATTGAAAATGTTGATGCCATGGGAGTACACACTGGTGATTCCATAACAGTGGCCCCGGCCCAGACTCTTTCGGACAAGGAATACCAGAAGCTTCGGGACGCGTCCATCGCCATTATCAGAGAAATTGGTGTGGATACGGGCGGATCCAATGTCCAGTTTGCCGTTAATCCGGAAAACGGGGATATTATTGTGGTGGAGATGAACCCGAGGGTGTCCAGAAGTTCGGCTCTTGCTTCCAAAGCCACGGGATTTCCCATTGCGAAAATTGCAGCCAAACTTGCGGTTGGATATACTCTGGATGAAATTACCAATGATATCACCGGAGAAACCCTGGCCTGTTTTGAACCGTCCATTGACTATTGCGTGGTCAAAATTCCCAGGTGGACCTTTGAGAAATTTCCTGAAACCGAAGATGTTTTGACCACTGCAATGAAATCTGTGGGTGAAACCATGGCTATTGGCAGGACATTCAAGGAAGCCCTTCAAAAAGGGATACGGTCCCTTGAAATAGGCAGGGCCGGTTTTGGCGGAGATGGAAAAGATCCGCTGCCCGGAAGTGTTGCGGGCAATGAACTGGAGTACAAGCTGTCCACGCCCAATTCCCAGCGTCTGTTCTACCTGAAATATGCCATTGAACACGACATGCCCATTACCATGATCTATGAAATGACCGGCATTGACCCCTGGTTTCTCAACCAGATGAAGCAGATCGTGGATCTTGAAAAACAGATTCTGCTTGCCGGCAAAGACCTTCCCAGGGATTTGTTTGAAAAAGCGAAAAAATACGGGTTCTCGGATGTGCAGCTGGCATACCTGACAAAGCTGACGGACAAACAGATTGAGCAGACCCGAAAAGACCTTGGCATCGTTCCGGTGTACAAACTTGTGGATACCTGTGCCGCAGAATTCAGGGCTGCCACGCCCTATTATTATTCAACCTATGAGACAGAATGTGAAGCCAGGGTGTCGGACAGGAAAAAAGTCATTATCCTGGGTGGCGGCCCCAACCGGATAGGGCAGGGCATTGAATTTGACTACTGCTGTGTTCACGCCTCGTTTGCCCTTCGAGAAGAAGGCGTGGAGTCTATCATGGTCAACTCCAATCCTGAGACTGTTTCCACGGACTATGACACCTCTGACAAGCTCTATTTTGAACCCCTGACCCGTGAAGATGTGCTGCACATTGTTGAAAAGGAAAAACCATACGGCGTTATTGTTCAGTTTGGCGGCCAGACTCCCCTGAACCTTGCTTCGGATCTTCAAAAAGCCGGTGTTCCCATCATAGGAACCAGCCCGGACAGCATTGACCGGGCCGAAGACCGGGATCTTTTTCAGGAGATGCTCAACAAACTGGGACTGAGGCAGCCTGAAAACGGAATTGCCTTCAGCTATGAAGACGCACAGCGAGTGGCAAGGGATATCGGTTATCCTGTCATGGTTCGGCCTTCTTTTGTTCTGGGCGGCCGTGCCATGAAAATCGTATATGATGAAAGTGATCTTGAAGAATATTTTGATCTGGCAGTCCAGGCGTCTCCAGACAAGCCTGTCCTTATTGACAAGTTTCTTGAAGAAGCTTTTGAGCTGGATGTGGATGTGATCTCGGACGGCGAAAAAACCGTTATCGGCGGCATGATGGAGCATATTGAAGAGGCTGGTATTCATTCGGGCGATTCTGCCTGTGTGCTGCCGCCCTATTCTATTTCCCAAACCCATATTGATGAAATGGCAGATGCTGCGCGGGCCATTGCCAAAGAACTCAATGTCAGGGGCCTGATGAACATCCAGTTCGGTATTATGAATGACACGGTCTATATTATTGAGGTCAACCCGAGGGCTTCGCGAACCATTCCCTTTGTCTCCAAAGCCATTGGCGTTCCTCTGGCCAAGCTTGCCACAAAAGTCATGCTGGGAAAAACCCTTGATGAACTGGGCATTACCAAAGAAGTGATTCCTCACTATTATTGTGTCAAGGAAGCTGTTATGCCTTTTGATCGGTTTGACAATGTTGATCCGGTGCTTGGGCCTGAAATGAAATCCACGGGTGAAGTGATGGGGATTGACAAGGATCTGGGTGCTGCCGTTGCCAAAGCCCAGCTTGCAGCAGGACAAAAGCTTCCCACTGAAGGCACGGTTTTTATCAGTGTTCAGGACAAGGATAAGGCTGCGGCCCTGCCGGTTGCCAGAAGTTTTCATGAAATGGGATTCACCATCATGGCCACAAGGGGAACGTCAAGCTTTCTTGAAGAGAACAATGTTCCCGCAAAGCTGATCAAAAAAGTATCGGCAGGCCGTCCCCATGTTGTGGATGCCGTTAAAAATAATGAAATTCAGTTGATTTTAAACACTGGTGCATCCAGCCAGACCAAACAGGACGGATATGAAATCAGGCGGGCCGCCATCAAGTATAAGATTCCTTATGCCACGACAACGGACGGAACTAAGGCCATTTGCAGTGCCATTGAGGCCCTGAAAAAAGAAGGCCTGTCTGTAAAGCCCATTCAAGATTATCACCTGGAAAACAAGCATGCATGA
- the purF gene encoding amidophosphoribosyltransferase, whose translation MIKQERPKDECGVFGLYKHPEAAKITYFGLYALQHRGQESAGISVNRGVDDAIFSHKGMGLVPEIFNMEDLERIEGGSAIGHVRYSTTGDSVLTNAQPFVANHRHRSYAVAHNGNLVNAHILKEELEEQGSIFQTTMDSEVFLHLFIKNLIKGDYESAILKAVSKIEGAYSMVLLTCKGEIIGIKDPNGFRPLALGKLNGHYVLASETCAFDLIQAEFIRELDPGEIVIINEDGIRSIRHPKAAEHKSLCIFEYIYFARPDSTIDGKNVYEMRKAHGRRLAQEAPVEADLVMPFPDSGNYAAIGYAKESGIPFEMGMIRNHYVGRSFIQPTQSMRDFAVRVKLNPVRELIKGKDIIIIEDSIIRGTTAKTRVKALRELGVKKVHMRISCPPHKFPCYYGIDFSSKGELIAAQKSVEELRDYLGLDSLHYLSIEGMLEASGVKNPEQNFCKACFDGNYPVAFDPNFTKQCMG comes from the coding sequence ATGATAAAACAAGAAAGACCCAAAGATGAATGTGGGGTATTCGGGTTGTATAAACATCCCGAAGCGGCCAAAATAACCTATTTCGGCTTGTATGCCCTCCAGCACAGGGGGCAGGAGAGTGCAGGCATCTCAGTTAACCGGGGGGTTGATGATGCGATTTTTTCTCATAAAGGCATGGGCCTTGTGCCTGAAATATTCAACATGGAGGATCTGGAAAGAATTGAAGGCGGCTCTGCCATAGGCCATGTCCGGTATTCCACCACAGGGGATTCAGTATTGACCAATGCCCAGCCCTTTGTGGCAAACCACAGGCACAGATCCTATGCCGTGGCACATAACGGGAACCTGGTGAATGCCCATATTCTTAAAGAAGAGCTGGAAGAGCAGGGCTCCATCTTTCAGACCACCATGGATTCTGAGGTTTTTTTGCACCTGTTTATCAAGAACCTTATCAAAGGGGATTATGAGAGTGCGATTTTAAAGGCGGTTTCAAAAATTGAAGGGGCCTATTCCATGGTCCTTTTAACCTGCAAGGGTGAAATCATCGGCATAAAAGACCCCAACGGATTCAGGCCCCTGGCCCTTGGAAAACTCAACGGCCATTATGTGTTGGCCTCAGAGACCTGTGCCTTTGATTTGATCCAGGCCGAATTCATCCGGGAGCTTGATCCCGGAGAAATCGTCATCATTAATGAAGACGGTATCAGAAGCATCAGACATCCCAAGGCTGCCGAGCATAAATCTTTGTGCATCTTTGAATATATTTATTTTGCCAGACCCGACTCCACTATTGACGGAAAAAATGTCTATGAGATGAGAAAAGCCCATGGAAGGCGGCTGGCCCAGGAAGCACCTGTGGAGGCCGATCTTGTCATGCCGTTCCCGGATTCGGGCAATTACGCGGCCATCGGGTATGCAAAAGAATCGGGCATTCCCTTTGAAATGGGCATGATTCGCAACCATTATGTTGGGCGAAGTTTTATACAGCCCACCCAGTCCATGCGGGATTTTGCCGTCCGGGTGAAACTCAACCCGGTCAGGGAATTGATCAAAGGCAAGGATATTATTATTATTGAAGATTCCATTATTCGCGGCACCACTGCAAAGACCCGGGTTAAAGCACTGCGGGAGCTTGGGGTAAAAAAGGTTCATATGCGCATCTCCTGTCCTCCTCATAAATTTCCCTGTTATTACGGCATTGATTTTTCTTCCAAAGGAGAATTGATTGCCGCCCAAAAATCCGTGGAAGAACTTCGGGACTACCTGGGTCTTGATTCTCTGCACTACCTTTCCATTGAGGGCATGCTGGAAGCATCCGGGGTGAAAAACCCGGAGCAAAATTTTTGCAAAGCCTGTTTTGACGGAAACTACCCGGTTGCCTTTGATCCGAATTTTACCAAGCAGTGTATGGGGTAG
- a CDS encoding radical SAM protein — MQKQTVAFSKDSSNLFFHILTRCNLSCTHCYINREQHGANTLDIDTIRDWLALFSKKAAQTNVIFLGGEPTLHPDLHLAVKSAKGLGFKSITIDTNGYLFHDILDKICCDDIDFLSFSLDGATRHTNDAIRGEGTYDTVMEGIQKARARNFSCSMIYTVSDQNIHELELMPDIVRGLDIDRFFIQVIGIRGKSSKTDGKLQVSKETWLNIIPGVAETIAAQGIIVTYPKVFLDEDETFQCAGHVADNYFVFPNGRVYQCPVCEDFPLHSYEIKHNKLVATPKINEKDLFDLTIPEGCVMNKMIQPQNLAYNESGDPEHKIACCMLKEEISI; from the coding sequence ATGCAAAAACAAACCGTGGCATTTTCAAAAGATTCTTCCAACCTTTTCTTTCATATCCTGACCAGGTGCAACCTGTCTTGTACCCATTGTTATATCAACAGGGAACAGCACGGGGCCAACACCCTTGATATTGATACCATCAGGGACTGGCTCGCACTTTTTTCAAAAAAAGCCGCCCAGACCAATGTTATTTTCTTAGGGGGTGAACCTACTCTTCACCCGGATCTTCATCTGGCTGTCAAATCGGCAAAAGGCCTTGGATTTAAATCCATTACCATTGATACCAACGGATACCTGTTCCATGATATCCTGGATAAAATTTGCTGCGACGATATTGATTTTCTGTCGTTTTCTCTGGATGGTGCCACAAGGCATACCAATGATGCCATCCGGGGAGAGGGAACCTATGATACGGTTATGGAGGGTATTCAAAAAGCACGGGCCAGAAATTTTTCCTGCTCAATGATCTACACGGTGTCGGATCAAAATATTCATGAACTTGAGCTTATGCCGGATATTGTCAGGGGACTGGACATTGACCGCTTTTTTATCCAGGTGATCGGCATCAGGGGCAAATCCTCAAAAACGGATGGAAAGCTTCAGGTCTCAAAAGAAACCTGGCTGAACATTATTCCCGGGGTGGCGGAAACAATCGCGGCCCAGGGTATTATTGTGACCTATCCAAAGGTGTTTCTTGATGAGGATGAAACTTTTCAATGCGCCGGTCATGTGGCGGATAATTATTTTGTTTTTCCCAATGGCAGGGTATACCAATGCCCTGTCTGTGAAGATTTTCCTTTGCATTCTTATGAAATCAAACATAACAAACTGGTTGCCACACCAAAAATCAATGAAAAAGACCTGTTTGATCTTACCATTCCCGAAGGCTGTGTCATGAACAAAATGATCCAGCCCCAGAACCTTGCATATAATGAATCAGGTGATCCTGAACATAAGATTGCCTGCTGCATGCTCAAAGAGGAAATTTCCATTTAA
- the modC gene encoding molybdenum ABC transporter ATP-binding protein, with protein sequence MIDINLAKQYKEFEIKVRYSCPDIGITALLGRSGSGKTSVINMIAGLTRPDNGHIIINDRCVYDSGKKIHIAPEKRRFGYVFQEGRLFPHLSVMSNLTYGMKLVPVDERYIEIDQVVDLLDLSSLLNRRPAKLSGGEKQRVAMGRALLTSPYLLLMDEPLASLDEARKNEVLPFIKRLSTNLSIPVLYVTHSMDEILMIAKKILVLSHGSLKAAGKTRDILSMDYFQEITGAMALKN encoded by the coding sequence ATGATTGACATCAATCTTGCAAAACAATACAAAGAGTTTGAAATCAAGGTCAGGTATTCATGCCCGGATATCGGTATTACAGCACTCTTAGGACGATCAGGCTCCGGCAAGACTTCGGTTATCAATATGATAGCCGGGTTAACCAGGCCTGACAACGGGCACATTATTATAAATGACCGATGTGTCTACGATTCCGGCAAAAAAATTCATATTGCACCTGAAAAAAGACGGTTCGGGTATGTTTTCCAGGAAGGAAGACTTTTTCCGCATTTGTCCGTGATGTCCAACCTGACCTATGGGATGAAATTAGTGCCTGTGGATGAGCGATATATAGAGATTGACCAGGTGGTTGACCTGTTAGACCTTTCAAGCCTTCTCAACCGCAGGCCCGCAAAATTGTCCGGAGGTGAAAAGCAGCGGGTGGCAATGGGCAGAGCCCTTCTGACAAGCCCTTATCTCCTGCTCATGGATGAACCTTTAGCCTCGCTTGATGAAGCAAGAAAAAACGAAGTGCTTCCTTTTATCAAAAGACTTTCAACCAATTTGTCCATACCGGTTCTGTATGTAACCCACAGCATGGATGAAATCTTAATGATTGCCAAAAAAATTCTTGTGTTAAGCCATGGCAGCCTCAAGGCAGCCGGAAAAACCAGGGATATTTTAAGTATGGATTATTTCCAGGAAATAACAGGGGCAATGGCCTTGAAAAATTAA